The sequence TATGTggtgggctgactgactgactgactgactgatggaatgactgactgactgactgactggtggaatgactgactgactgactggtggaatgactgactgactgactgactgatggaatgactgactgactgactgactgatggaatgactgactgactggtggaatgactgactgactgactgactgatggaatgactgactgactgactgatggaatgactgactgactgatggaatgactgactgactggtggaatgactgactgactgactgactgactggtggaatgactgactgactggtggaatgactgactgactgactaactggtggAATGACTggtggaatgactgactgactgactgactggtggaatgactgaccgactgactaactggtggaatgactgactgactgactaactcacACAGATTGACTGACGATATATGGATTTGCAGACTCGTGTAAGTGTTTTGACGAGCGTATGATtgggcctgactgactgactgggtggaaaTGATGAATGACAGatgaggttgtatgtgtgtgtgtgtgtgtgtatgtgtgtgtgtgtgtgcgcggccaTGCTCAAACTCACATGTGTATGCCGGAAAGGATACACATGTCCGCTGAGGGAGTCCAGTCACTGCCGACTAAGGAAGTTAATAGCTACTTCTACTGCCATCGCtgcatgttattattattattattattattactactactactactactactactactactactactactacttccactgctactactgttactattattggCAGTAGGTGTTCATAGTCACAAGTTGGAGGCgctgtcccccccccctctcccccaccccaccccttacgACAGCCAACCCGCACGGCGTAACAACCACAGCGACGCAGCATGCAGACGACCGCTGACCTGTTCCGCCGGAGCTGTGGTTTGTGTTACGCCGCGATTATTTTAGTGTTGCGTGTGAGTCTGGTTCATCCCTGAGTCCCTTTACCCCCCCACCTCCCACCTCCCCTGTGCCTatagcctccctcctcccctgtgtgtgtgtgtgtgtgtgcgtatgtgtgtgtggggttgtgCATGGCCTTACAGCCTCACGCGATTTTCCCGTTCTGGTTTAGTCTCAGATGCTGCGCTGCTCTTTTTAATCTTAGTtatttattattagtgttattattattattattattattttcaccttCTGGGCGGTGGTGTCGCCTTGCACCCTCGTACGAACttgcctttcttttattttttatttatttatttatttatttttttctcgtgtgtgcTTGGCAGTTGCCGTCTCTTTTTATTACTAATTTTCATCAGTAATGTGTATTGAATTTTACGTCTGTGTATTTTTaagccccctttttttttttttttcgctctttttttttccatgccgAGGAAGTACGCCGATTGCTGCACGTGAATTTTGTACATGCcgacatttcttcctttctccgatGTGTTTTTTATCCTTGGAGCAATTTGTCATGTTCTTGGTCAGTTGTTCGTAATTTAAGTCTTAATCTACGTACCTGTCTCTTAGCATTGTATTAAAACCCActtatttcactttatttttttttccatcaagcTATGCCTCTTCGTTCCCCCCTTGACCTGTAGCCCCCCCCCGTGGATGTTCATGTGAGTTGTGAGTGCAGCGGAACATTCTGCCAGCCATCGATGTGAGATTCCTAAGCCTGGCATGATGAACTCCCTCCGTAAGATATAGTAAGACATCAATGGGAgattttttaacccggtagcagcggggatcatgtttcttaatggtccctctaagcgagaaaaatgagaaaaaatcatcactcacaaaccatttcataatatatattgaagcatttgtgatcagtttatgcatcatctattttggggggtttaaatcatggcacaaatttggcccgtcgctgctacatggtaaagcctcaaatttggcccgtcgctgctacacggtaaagccacaaatttggcccgtcgctgctacacggtaaagccacaaatttggcccgtcgctgctacacggtaaagccacaaatttggcccgtcactgctacacggtaaagccacaaatatggcccatcgctgctacacagtaaagccacaaatttggcccgtcactgctacacggtaaagccacaaatatggcccatcgctgctacacagtaaagccacaaatttggcccgtcactgctactgaGTTAAGTTAAGAGCACAAAGAGATTACGTAGGAGTGTAGACAGTATTGGCTTGCTTGGAGGGGGAGTCAACCCAGTCTCTGGATGTATTAAGGGAGGGCTTAGATAAGTTATGAACATTGCCGGAAATTCCAAGAGCGTAAGTTCAGAATGCGGCAGGTTACGTAGGTTAGCCATCAGTATTGACTCGCTGTGTTAGAAACCAAGTGCATGTTTGTTGCATGAGCGCATAGATTCACTTCTGGGAGAGATACGCGGAAGTGGGGAGCAGGTTCACTCTGAGGAGTAAGCtaagattttttaattttttttttattttatttatttatttattttttttacagctaaggagacaagttcaagggcgtaaatcaaaaagataaaaaaaggcccgctactcactgctcccgaactgACCTGACAAAGTATGAAGTCACTTAGCAGGAAGCCGAGCATGTCTCTTGTCTCTGTTCATTATAGGTTATCGCAAAGgtcggtattgtcaaacgcttccacctcccacatcaactgcttccaaaggccaaacaggagacCAACCGAATTTTAACaactgtgtttttaggttcatggtacagaagaagggtcaaactaccaccagggtcataaaactacccaaggaaatgacccaagctctcatgaaagcctcgtcaaatatgtgagattgggcgctgaaatgtttaaaaatatgtcccatactaccaccagggtcataaaactacccctggagatacccaaaactcctatgaaagccttgtcaaatatgtgagattgggcgctgaaatgtttaaaaatatggcccatactaccaccagggtcataaaactacccctggagatacccaaaactcctatgaaagccttgtcaaatatgtgagattgggcgctgaaatgtttaaaaatatggcccatactaccaccagggtcataaaactacccctggagatacccaaaactcctatgaaagccttgtcaaatatgtgagattgggcactgaaatgtttaaaaatatggcccatactaccaccagggtcataaaactacccaaggaaatgacccaaGCTCTCATGAACGCCTCGTCAAATATTTGAgattgggcgctgaaatgtttaaaaatgtggcccatactaccaccagggtcataaaactacccaaggaaatgacccaaGCTCTcgtgaaagcctcgtcaaatatgtgagattgggcgctgaaatgtttaaaaatgtggCCCTAGGcttcttccctctacttcctccctAAGTTGAGCACTCCAGCCTGTTGTCCATGGCTCTGTAGTCATATCCGCATGGTGAGGTCACGCCTAGCTGTGCATATGCCTCCCCTGTGTTCCATTGTGTACTGTTATATTAATCCCTCCTGGTGTTTGATATAGGGAGGAATTGCTTCTTGGTTCCCTCTTTGTTGATGCTGCTCAGTGTCTTACTATGGAAGCGTGAGAACGTAATgcctgaaggtgtgtgtgtgtgtgtgtgtgtgtgtgtgtgtgtgtgtgtccgatgaGGCTTGTTTGCAGGATGTGATTCATGAGTCGTTTTCGATGATGAGTTCAGGGTGTGCTGGGCTGGGTAgacgcctgtgtgtgtgtcttggtcaGCTGTCGCCACACAATTCCACGATGAGGCTGCGTCCAGTAAAGGTTCATTTCATCTCCTCGGATCCAGAGTTGTGTTATTGATCGAGTCATTGCGAGAGGGAATTAGACAGAGCGTGTGTGGGCTAGAACGGTTGAGGGGGAATGCCTGGAGACTGTGGCGcaaggaaacgtgtgtgtgtgcgtatgtgtgtgtgtacctggcaaGCAGCCCTGTAGTATCAATTGAGTCATTGCGAGAGGGAATTAGACAGAGCGTGTGTGGGCTAGAACGGTCGAGGGGGAATGCCTGGAGACTGTGGCGcaagggaacgtgtgtgtgtgcgtatgtgtgtaccTGGCAAGCAGCCCTGTGGTATCAATTGAGTCATTGCGAGAGGGAATTAGACAGAGCGTGTGTGGGCTAGAATGGTCGAGGGGGAATGCCTGGAGACTGTGGCGcaaggaaacgtgtgtgtgtgcgtatgtgtgtgtgtgtacctggcaaGCAGCCCTGTGGTTTGGTTCCCCTGTGGGCACTGTGCTGGCCTGGGAACACTTCACACCGACCAGACTGTTGTCCTTGATGGAATGAGACTTTCCCCGACTAGTCCAGTAACATAAGGCCTTACCATATTGATATACTGAAGCACCTTCCTCAAAACCTTCCTCCACCGTCGCTCTTCTATGGTTTTAGTAGTCCACCACGGCGCAGTTTTCCAGGAGCAGCGCTGCGGAAACGTCAAGCTTCTCTTTAAGTTTCTGAGTGTTAACCCAAAGATGAGggagaccaacgttgccagattgttgtactcagcagattatatttcccgacttcctacccctaaactgtcttctgggcaccaataacgaaactcatttatagttatcgatAAAAGAGTTCGAtcctgatgtttcctggcaatagttaggcgtcagaaaccggcaaatactatgctctgagtacggtaATCTGGCAAGGTTGAGGGAGAGTTGGTCCTGCACCGAGGCGAGGTGTTGCAGCGGCGGCGGCCTGGCGTGGCGCACCGTGTGTGTGCGTCACTCCCCGGCAGCCAAGACTATTTTTGTACCGACGCTGTactggcctcctcctcccccagctcCAGGCGCACTCTTGGCCAAGACTTTTCGGTGTATAATAAGTTACTCTTATGAACTCTTGATATGTAGGACTTGATATGTCTATATAGATTTATTTATCCGAAAGTGTTTGTCATACTTTACTGATGAATATTTACAGTAAACACCTTTTGTACCACTTCTTGTTTGATTCTCTCCccgggtgagagggggggggggggtagttacttgttgtatatttgtgttttttcAATACTTTTTCCCTCAAGGATGTGGCACAATGGGACCGTCTCTGAAGACTACCTCCACATTTATCTTTGCAGGAGCAGCACCATTGTGGGCTTTTTAGCAtcttttttgcccctgagctgccgcCTCCACTGCAGAAGAAAATAAGTTAGGGCAAGGATCGACTTGAGCACACACATTCCTCACTTTAATCACAGCCATACAGCGTGAGTACAAGAATACTGTGTCCCAAGCATTGCTGCCAGAATACATTGCAGCAGATATAGTGACTAGCAGTACTGTATAAAAAAATCTACTATATAGTCATTTCAGGAGAATCTGGCAGGTAGGGGGTCAGTTAAGCTGCGCACCTGTCCCACGCTCTcagcacctctcgcttcctctcatatgtcagatatttactacctttaaatgaatctaattaaataactggatgatccaataaggtcataaagtgttaagattgtttcattTTTAGGATAATAGGAGTTTTTGTGTAAATACCACAGCACTTGACAATGTTGGAATACAACGTGGTCAAGTGTTGTGGTATTTACACAAAATGTTATTATCCTAAAGACGAAACAATCTTGACGctgtatgaccttattggatcatccagttatttaattaaattcacttaaaggtagtaaataactgacttatgagaggaagcgagaggtgttgaggcCGCCAGTGTGGGGGCTGGGGGGACCCACAGCCCCCTGCCCGCCAGATTCTCCTGGAACGACTTTAATGGAATAATGGTGTTCATTTAAGAGGAGAGAACACATGGAGGTGCCTGTCCTCCTGTAAGGCCCAGGccagtgttggtgagggtgtggctggCCAGCAGTGACCTCAGAGGCTCAGGGGGGCCTTCAGGTGCCAGGCTGCTGTGGGCCTGGGCAGGGTGTGGGGAGGCGGCCCACACGAGCCTCTCAGCTGAAGGTAATGTCGCTGCTTCTTGGCAATAAAAGACATGAAAAAATCATGTTCCAATTAATATTGCACTAAACCAAGGGAACCCACCCCTCACTGCTGCCACCTTGGGCATTCACGGCCCAGCCACATCCCCAGACTCGGCGCCGCTGCAGCTGTCCTCCGTGTCCGCCGCTGTGCCCGTGTCCGTGCTGGGCGTTTCCACCCTCATGGTTACCTTCATATGCAAGTTGTCCCACATCTCATACACATGCTCCAGGGTCATATTGGGTGGCAGGggcagagggaaaaaatgaaaagatatagTTTGCAGAATATCAATGATTTGAAACATTGCAACCCTGCCCAGGCTGGGTGTGCGCACCTTCTTCTTCATAAAGACTTCCACCATGCGGCAGACAGTGGAGGGGGAGACTTGTACCAGCCTGATGCTCTTAAAGGTGCGCTTGATGCGCCGCGCCAGGATCACGGCGTCCTCAGCCTCCTTATCCTCCACACACATCAGCAAGAGGTGGACCCCAACCCTTGGAGACACAGACTTGCTGGGGAGAGCCCTGAAGATGCTGAGGAAAATGATCCTCACCTCCTGGAGACACTTTGTATGGTGGGTCAGCTGGATCAGCTCCTCCAGAGATGTAGGGTCCGGCACCAACACCTTCATTGAGACAAGATTGCTCCTTTGCTGCCAGAGGGCACGGTACCCCTTGGTGCTGAGCCTCCCAGTGAAGCTAATCAGGCTACAGAGTGAAGCAGAGCcacacagggggaggaggaggctgtcaCAGGGGCTGGGTAGTGGCACACAGAGAGAAAAGATGCCGTGCAGGTGCACCCTGACGTGGGCCTTGGCCAGGCAGTGCAGCAGTGGCAGCAGGTGAGGAAGGTTGTCTGATTTGTCGTGGAGCTCAATGGTGATGCAGGCAGGGGCCCGGATGTCAGCCAACACGGCAGATGCTTGCACATGGgcgtcagtcaccttccattcctcTGTGAGGCGAGGCTGCACCTCCCGGGCCATGGTTGGGCAGCAGGCCGTGCGGCGCACCACCTCCAGCCAGGGACAGTGCCGGCACTGCTCCAGCAGCTCAGCCAGCACCTTGGCCCGGCCCTCACTCAGGCTCCCCGCGGCGGCCAGGCTGGCGGCCGCATCCACCAGTATGTCCAGGAAGTGGTCCAGGGTGGTGGGGTTGGCAGCAGTGGTGATGGTTAAAGCAGCAAGGGAAGCAGTGAgagttgcagtggtggtgggtgtggtgctggttgtggtattggtggtgtcagtggtattgtgcatggcggtggtgtcagtggtggtattggtggtgtccgtggtgctggtggtgggcggGCCAGGCAGCAGGAGGGCCCTCAGCTCCTGGGCGGTGAGGTCCTGCAGCAGCAAGGTGTGCAGGTGCTGGGCGGCCAGGACACTCTGCTGGGTGTGGTGCAGGAAGCTGTGTTTTGGCCCGGGGCCGCTGCGACGCACCAGGAAGACGGAGAAGCAGTCTGTGTAGGGCAGCATCAGCTGTATGGCCCGCTCCCTCAGCAGCCGCTCGGCCGCCTCGTCCAGGGCCACGAAGCAGCCCCGGCCCCGCATGGCCAGCGCCTCCCTACACAGCGCCGCCACCCACTGCCTCACGCGCTCCCTCACCTCCGCCTCTGTCAGCCGGCTCCCAGCCCGCGCCCTGGCCACCAGCTTGGCCACCAGCACCTCCTGGATGGCCGCATACAGGCGGGTGAGGGGAGCCCCGGCTGCCTCCCCCAGCCGGCCTTCCTTCCACAGGCGCACCGCCAGCACCAGCTTGAGGGGGTTGTGCAGCTCCCCCAGCAGCCTGGGGTCCAGCTTTTGCACCTCCTGCAGGAAGGCTTCGCACTGTGCCTCCACTCCCACCTTCTTGccgctcccttccctctctccctgtgtTACCTTGCCCTCCCCACCCCCTGAACTCTCCCCTTTTGGTTCTTTCCCCCTGTCCTCTCCTGCCTCCACCCTGCCCTCCGTGGCCTCCCCTGCTGCCTCCTGGCCATCCTGGAGGAGGGTGGCCAGCAGTGTGTGGAAGCCCTGCTTGGTGAGGCCGCAGTGGGTGGCATAGCAGGGTGTGGCAGCAGGGGCCAGACAGGCGTCCAGCTCCTCCCTGTAGTGTGGCTGGCAAGTGACCACCACCACgtggccgccgctgctgccgctgcaCCACTCCACCAGGCGCTGCAGCAGGTCCCGGGCGTCCCCCGAGGCCTCCTCGAAGCCGTCCAGCAGCCACAGCACCCGCAGCACCCCCAGCAGGCCCAGCACCTCCTCAGGGTGGCAGCGGCGGCAGGTCTGGGGCAGCAGGTCCACCAGCAGCAGGCGCGTCAGGTCCCTGGTGAACACCTGCcggcactccaccaccaccacctccgccgccgccgccgcagcctcgCCCTGCAGCCACGCCTCCGCCAGCTGCctgcaacaacaccaccaccgtcaccaccaccattacgccCCCCCGCCTGGCCAGGGTGGTGGGGGCCGCTGGCCAGCCCTGGTAAGGATATGACCAGAGGACCCCACCACGCCAGGCACTGCAGGCTGACAGGGCCACAAATGTGCACCCTGGCCACCCCCACAGTAACACAACCAGCCACAACAACAAGGCACAGGCAAGGCTGGGCCGCCAGACTCGCCCGTCCAGGCCACTCACCAGCAGAGGGAAGACTTGCGAATCCCGTCtcccaccaccgccagcaccttCGGGGgctgcccctcctcccctccaggcCCCTGCAGCAGCTGGTCCAGGGCTACCGCATGTGCTCCAAGGGCCCAGCGCAGCAGTGGCGGTGACAGCCGCTGCGCCCTGCTGCCTGACTGCTCCCACAGATCCTGCAGCTCCGTCCTGGCCAGCAGTGCAAACTCCTGTGGAAGCATGGCTGAAGGGGGCACAGAGGCCTGGATGTGGGCCAGCCTGTCCTTGACGCTGGCCACAGCCGCCTCCACCTCTTCTGCCGGCCGTTCTGAGCGCTGGCCGGCCTGCCTCAGGGAGTGGCAGAGCAGCCCTGACAGCTCCTGCAGCAGGGTGTCCAGGCAGCCGTCTGACATGTGCATGTACTGGACTGTTTCGTGAGTCAGCTTGTTCCGCTCCTGCTTGATGAGGTACAGCCGGTGCTCCAGACTCGGCTGCTGCCCCACCTCGCCGGGGCTGGTCCAGTCTGGGCCGTCCGGCCTCAGGCCACAGGTGAGCTGCAGCAGCTGGTACAGCAG comes from Eriocheir sinensis breed Jianghai 21 chromosome 49, ASM2467909v1, whole genome shotgun sequence and encodes:
- the LOC126981880 gene encoding uncharacterized protein LOC126981880 isoform X10: MAGSGQQMANVNFSRYSSAVFKVAQQEVWRVFDWLYHHHHRHQPPVYVGQRVRECEGVKRRGIGAMERAALERQDDPATMDITLLYQLLQLTCGLRPDGPDWTSPGEVGQQPSLEHRLYLIKQKRNKLSHCADQYMHMSDGRLDTLLQELSGLLCHSLRQAGQRSARPAEEVEAAVASVKDRLAHIQASVPASAMLPQEFALLARTELQDLWEQSGSRAQRLSPPLLRWTLGAHAVALDQLLQGPGGEEGQPPKVLAVVGETGIGKSSLCWQLAEAWLQGEAAAAAAEVVVVVECRQVFTRDLTRLLLVDLLPQTCRRCHPEEVLGLLGALRVLWLLDGFEEASGDARDLLRRLVEWCSGSSGGHVVVVTCQPHYREELDACLAPAATPCYATHCGLTKQGFHTLLATLLQDGQEAAGEATEGRVEAGEDRGKEAKGESSGGGEGKVKRGERERSGEKVGVEAQCEAFLQEVQKLDPRLLGELHNPLKLVLAVHLWEEGRLREAAGAPLTRLYAAIQEVLVAKLVARARAGSRLTEAEVRERVRQWVAALCREALAMRGRGCFVALDEAAERLLRERAIQLMLPYTDCFSVFLVRRSGPGPKHSFLHHTQQSVLAAQHLHTLLLQDLTAQELRALLLPGPPTTSTTDTTNTTTDTTAMHNTTDTTNTTTSTTPTTTATLTASLAALTITTAANPTTLDHFLDILVDAAASLAAAGSLSEGRAKVLAELLEQCRHCPWLEVVRRTACCPTMAREVQPRLTEEWKVTDAHVQASAVLADIRAPACITIELHDKSDNLPHLLPLLHCLAKAHVRVHLHGIFSLCVPLPSPCDSLLLPLCGSASLCSLISFTGRLSTKGYRALWQQRSNLVSMKVLVPDPTSLEELIQLTHHTKCLQEVRIIFLSIFRALPSKSVSPRVGVHLLLMCVEDKEAEDAVILARRIKRTFKSIRLVQVSPSTVCRMVEVFMKKKVRTPSLGRVAMFQIIDILQTISFHFFPLPLPPNMTLEHVYEMWDNLHMKVTMRVETPSTDTGTAADTEDSCSGAESGDVAGP
- the LOC126981880 gene encoding uncharacterized protein LOC126981880 isoform X12, with product MAGSGQQMANVNFSRYSSAVFKVAQQEVWRVFDWLYHHHHRHQPPVYVGQRVRECEGVKRRGIGAMERAALERQDDPATMDITLLYQLLQLTCGLRPDGPDWTSPGEVGQQPSLEHRLYLIKQKRNKLSHCADQYMHMSDGRLDTLLQELSGLLCHSLRQAGQRSARPAEEVEAAVASVKDRLAHIQASVPASAMLPQEFALLARTELQDLWEQSGSRAQRLSPPLLRWTLGAHAVALDQLLQGPGGEEGQPPKVLAVVGETGIGKSSLCWQLAEAWLQGEAAAAAAEVVVVVECRQVFTRDLTRLLLVDLLPQTCRRCHPEEVLGLLGVLRVLWLLDGFEEASGDARDLLQRLVEWCSGSSGGHVVVVTCQPHYREELDACLAPAATPCYATHCGLTKQGFHTLLATLLQDGQEAAGEATEGRVEAGEDRGKEPKGESSGGGEGKVTQGEREGSGKKVGVEAQCEAFLQEVQKLDPRLLGELHNPLKLVLAVRLWKEGRLGEAAGAPLTRLYAAIQEVLVAKLVARARAGSRLTEAEVRERVRQWVAALCREALAMRGRGCFVALDEAAERLLRERAIQLMLPYTDCFSVFLVRRSGPGPKHSFLHHTQQSVLAAQHLHTLLLQDLTAQELRALLLPGPPTTSTTDTTNTTTDTTAMHNTTDTTNTTTSTTPTTTATLTASLAALTITTAANPTTLDHFLDILVDAAASLAAAGSLSEGRAKVLAELLEQCRHCPWLEVVRRTACCPTMAREVQPRLTEEWKVTDAHVQASAVLADIRAPACITIELHDKSDNLPHLLPLLHCLAKAHVRVHLHGIFSLCVPLPSPCDSLLLPLCGSASLCSLISFTGRLSTKGYRALWQQRSNLVSMKVLVPDPTSLEELIQLTHHTKCLQEVRIIFLSIFRALPSKSVSPRVGVHLLLMCVEDKEAEDAVILARRIKRTFKSIRLVQVSPSTVCRMVEVFMKKKVRTPSLGRVAMFQIIDILQTISFHFFPLPLPPNMTLEHVYEMWDNLHMKVTMRVETPSTDTGTAADTEDSCSGAESGDVAGP